A region from the Antennarius striatus isolate MH-2024 chromosome 24, ASM4005453v1, whole genome shotgun sequence genome encodes:
- the LOC137591195 gene encoding indian hedgehog B protein-like, with translation MLLQTLVTCLAGCAFLLSTFSEGCGPGRGYGKRRPPRKLAPLVYKQFSPNVAEKTLGASGRYEGKITRNSERFKELTPNYNPDIIFKDEENTGADRMMTQRCKDKLNSLAISVMNLWPGVRLRVTEGWDEDGHHSEESLHYEGRAVDITTSDRDRNKYAMLARLAVEAGFDWVYYESKAHIHCSVKSDHSVAAKSGGCFPSEALVTIEDGGQKPISDLRPGERVLSSAGSDGSGELVYSEVLTFLDRDPVTWKLFYVLQTEAGPLLSLTAAHLLFVSDRNCSEGATSAPGSLRTLYASEAQPGQCVLVSGGASGQQHGEGRLSRITKVKVRSRRGAFAPLTHEGTLVVDGVVTSCYAVVKHHSMAHWAFSPLRLIHRWTGSTGGPSDGIHWYSQLLHWLGRMLLDSGCFHPLGVAQDDR, from the exons ATGCTGCTCCAGACGCTGGTGACGTGCCTCGCCGGGTGCGCCTTTCTCCTGTCGACGTTCAGCGAAGGTTGTGGACCGGGCAGAGGCTATGGCAAGAGGCGGCCGCCGCGGAAACTCGCACCGCTTGTCTACAAGCAGTTCAGCCCCAACGTGGCCGAGAAGACTTTAGGGGCCAGCGGGAGATATGAAGGGAAAATAACCCGCAACTCTGAGCGCTTCAAGGAGCTCACCCCCAACTACAACCCGGACATCATCTTCAAAGATGAGGAGAACACAGGTGCAGACCGCATGATGACTCAG CGCTGCAAAGACAAGCTGAACTCTCTGGCCATCTCCGTGATGAACCTGTGGCCCGGGGTCCGCCTGCGGGTCACGGAGGGCTGGGACGAGGATGGCCACCACTCGGAGGAGTCGCTGCACTATGAGGGCCGCGCGGTGGACATCACCACCTCCGACCGGGACCGGAACAAGTACGCCATGCTGGCCCGATTGGCGGTGGAGGCCGGGTTCGACTGGGTCTACTATGAGTCCAAGGCCCACATCCACTGCAGCGTCAAGTCAG aCCACTCAGTGGCAGCTAAATCCGGAGGGTGTTTCCCCAGCGAGGCTCTGGTCACGATAGAGGACGGCGGCCAAAAGCCCATCAGTGACCTGCGACCCGGGGAACGAGTCCTTTCCTCAGCGGGCAGCGATGGCAGCGGGGAACTGGTTTACAGCGAAGTCCTGACCTTCCTGGACCGCGACCCCGTGACCTGGAAGCTCTTCTATGTCCTGCAGACAGAAGCAGGACCCCTCCTTTCGCTCACCGCCGCCCACCTGCTGTTTGTGAGTGACAGGAACTGCTCAGAGGGGGCGACGTCGGCCCCCGGCAGCCTCAGGACGCTCTATGCCAGCGAGGCCCAGCCGGGACAGTGCGTGCTGGTGTCGGGCGGGGCCTCAGGTCAGCAGCACGGTGAGGGACGTCTGTCCCGAATCACCAAAGTCAAAGTGAGGAGTAGAAGGGGGGCGTTTGCGCCGCTGACCCACGAGGGGACTCTGGTGGTGGACGGGGTGGTGACGTCCTGCTACGCCGTTGTCAAGCATCACTCCATGGCCCACTGGGCCTTCTCCCCACTAAGGCTGATCCACAGGTGGACTGGTTCCACTGGGGGCCCCAGTGATGGGATCCACTGGTACTCACAGCTTCTACACTGGCTGGGGAGGATGCTGCTGGACTCAGGATGCTTCCACCCACTGGGCGTGGCTCAGGATGACAGGTGA